DNA sequence from the Rattus rattus isolate New Zealand chromosome 2, Rrattus_CSIRO_v1, whole genome shotgun sequence genome:
GGAAGTgatagtagatttttttttatttaaataaagaactTACTCAAGTCTGAGATTTCTTTTtgagagtttatttcagcttatgtcAGGATTTAGGCCATCCATCATGATGGGAAACTTACAGTGGACTAACTAGTTCACATAACTTGTCAGTAGATTGTAAGACATGCCAACACACAggtacttttttcctttttccttctaaaatgagatctgttcattttattttatatgtgagtgttttgcttgcatgtataatGTGCATGCTTTGTGCCATGGGCATCAGAatagggcattagatcccctggaactggacttatagaTGGTCGACTACCACCAAGTGaagactgggaattgaacctgcttTCCCAAAAGAGAactgctcttaagtgctgagctgtcacttgagttcCCAAGTCCAGTTACTTTAAATTTAtcttcttatttaattttgacTTCTTTAATGTCTACCTTTTTTCtagtttttgccttttaaaagtctttattaTTTAACTAGGCACACAGTATTTTACACTGTTTGTGTCACAGGAGATACCattgaaagggaaagagaaaattttgtttctttactttaatATATTACTTCCATATTAGAAGAATTATGTTCCCTTGGAAATCATATTTATTGGTCTCTGGCTGTCTGTGGTACCAGAACAAACCATTTTGTAGTAAGTTTAGGCATGGTTATGTTTCCATCAACATAAAATTCATTTCATAAAATTGTTGTGGGGACAGATAAAAACCATTCTGACTGAGGAACATTAAGATACTCAGACTAAGATTTGTATTCAGATATTTGAATATTCTGGTAAAAAATATACATCTAAAAATCCCCATTGTcttgtttataaaataagaaaaaatcagTATGAGAATGAGTTATCTTTCACTAATGAGAAGAGAATTGATCACATAAAGGGCCTGAAGGAATTAGTCTCCAACACAAAGCGAGCTTGCTTAGCACATGGAAACAGTTAACATTGGACATGTTCATTCTTGCTTGGCTAAAGTGTAGTTTTGTCTGTAATTATTATTCCTTTCACATTCATAaatcctttttggtttttttttttttgtttttttttttgtttttttttttttttttggggctggggatcgaatAAATCCTGTTTGTTATCCTAAACTGCTGGCTACACCAAACTATTACTACTTgctaacttttgttttgttttataggcAACAATTGGCATTGACttcttatcaaaaacaatgtacTTGGAGGATCGAACCGTGAGTAATGTTTTCAGTGTGCAGTTTTCTGCCACACTTCAGGCTAGAAAACTAGGATCATAGTCAGTAATTGTCACCATGAGAAGTGCTTGGCAAAATGACCAAAATcacatcttgaaaaaaaattactatggAGTTGTTTTTTGTCACTCTGATTTATTATTTCCACTTGACGTCCAAAGCAAGAAAGTCAGAACTAGTTTGTAAATTCCTGATGTCTTTAGGCTTATTTTGCCATCTTGATTTAGAAAAAGAACGATAGATAGATTTAGAAGAGAATTAAAGGAATTTTCATGAAGAAATTTTAGCTTTTGAACACTAGTCAAATCATTCAGAAAGATGTTTTAGTATGTGAACTTAAAGACTTTCTTTGTCAGAATAGAATGTGTAGCAGAGTGATTAAATAGGGAAATTTCtgccatttttaattttgaaaaaaatttatattttagtccAGACTACTCCTTGAAGAGATATTATTATCACTTAAACAGTGAATAATTTAATGCACCCAAAGtaaaatatctcttaatattttctcttatttctgaagcgtgtgatttttatttatttatttatttttgtggatgCTTTCATATGTAATATATCTTTTCTTAAAACCTATACTTGGAAACTGTTTTGTATGGCTAAGAAAACTTATTTTTAGGATTTTCTATAATAGGGATGTggcagaaaaaaaggaagacatttttatGTAAGATTGCAaaaatttattctcttttttctttcccctcccccattatttACAATGTTCTGGGGACAAATGTGCAGGCGAAACAAAACACAGTAATCACAAAGCCATGTTCCCTTCCGAGAGACTGTCTTCTGATAgcttaaggttttcattggcatttatcttcattctctcttttaTGCTCAATGTTTGAACACCAACCTTTTACTTCTGATCATTTGGAAGACACTGGTATTCAGACTtactgggagggaaggggaaggccttaCTTACTATTTTATGAAATCGTTTGCAAATTACTTTCAGTGATTGTACCTTCAGAACAAGAAAGTTTGTAGTACTGCTCCCTTTTCAGAAAAGaggttttaatgttttcattcctCCACACTAAACCTCTACATGAGTTGTCTACCACTCATGTTagcccccttcccccaaaaaaaccacttcttttttaaatatcatttttggagtttttgttttgttttttttatttactttttcccGTCCCACAGATCAGGCTGCAGCTGTGGGACACTGCGGGTCAGGAACGTTTCCGTAGCCTCATTCCCAGTTACATCCGTGACTCTGCTGCAGCCGTAGTAGTTTACGATATCACAAGTAGGTATACTGCAATGGGCTGacctttcttactttctctcGCTTGTTTGACTGATTTTGTTGTTAGGTGCGATTGCAATTATGGGACACAGCAGGTCAAGAGCGGTTCAGGAGCTTGATTCCTAGCTACATTCGTGACTCCACTGTGGCAGTTGTTGTTTATGATATCACAAGTGAGTGGGGGGATTATGCATTTCTAATCTTCTTTCAACCTTTAGCCTAGCTGCATGCATGTTTTGTCTTGTGCTTGTTTTCCTTACTggcatgaaaaacattttatcacagcaaactTTATCACAGAATAGCAAAGTCAGAAATCCATGCCTCCATGTTTCAAGGATTTCATAGTATCCTCTTATCCATAAACTATCCCATAATTATagttaaaaattattattcattagTTTATCTCAGATTTCAAAGATATTCTGTATTTAAACCTGTTGCCAAGTTTTCCCGATCCTTCATGACTTCTGTTGAGGCTTATAAAAGTTTCTGATAGCTAGCATTTTCTCTGCTTCCGTCTCCCAGTCTTTCTCTTacatagagaaaaacagaagcataATGTATATTTTCTGTTAGCCATTTTTGCTTGAATATGTGCATTTTGtgaatgatttttctttattggtCACAAATTacactttcatttttctccaagaagaaaatttaatgggaaatgaaagaatatttttcttttcttcaaaacctGAATGCCGTAAGTCTTTTAAGTAACTATAAATTCCCATGGAGCATTGGTGACTGCTCTCTGATTGAAATTATCTTTGTAATTGTTTTAGTACACTTGTAAGGCAATATTTAACATTGTTCCATAAACTAGTACATAATTTATAGGAAAACTAAGATTATATAGCATCCTAGACTCCTGTAAAAATATCACATATAAGCAACTCATTTGAACTAGTCATAATATTAATAGACATTTTTGTATGCTCAGTCAGAAGTCTTACTAAACAGTAATTTACAGTGGCAAAATTAGATTACAttctgaaatgtatttttcttttttttttttttttttacatttttgggTATGTGCTTTATGCAGTCTTCTCTTGCAGCTTTATTTTAGGTTGctacttgttttaaaaagaaattaatgttcGTTATAATGCATTTACCAGTTTTGCTGCTTTAAAGTGTTTGTGTTTACTTTAACCAAAGCAAGTGAAGCTtatcatgttttccttttaaaattccaCAAATGTGGTTAAAATACTACCAAATTTGTTAACTTtagcgcaaaaaaaaaaaaaattaaagtattctAGCTAGAATCAATACTTACAAAGGATGAAGTCAGTTAGAACTAAGCCTGGCACATCAAACTAATTGAGTTAAAGTCACTTCTCGTGGATTCTAATACAAAGccagagccaggcctggtggcacatacctttaactcCAGAAAGAGGcagtagaggcagaagaaaggaCTAAGATAAGGTTAAAGTGACCACAAACTGAGTAAGCAATGCAAGCACAGTGGTGTTGGAAGCTCTAGAAAGGCTTTATGGATTTTCTGAATGTGTTGGGATTTCCTGGCTGACATACttttgaaatgctttctttgtcaTGTTTGGTATATATTAGTATAAATGATCAAAAAAAAGCATTGTGGCAATATAACACCATATTATCTGCTGTAACTGTCCTTAAATATcagaaaactttttatttttataattatgtcGTGCTTTACAATAGTTTggtcattgtttaaaaaaaaaaaaaaaaaaacttttctccaTAATGAACTTTGaggattttattttcctcagacTGGTTTAAATCACTGACAGTTGCAATAAGATAAAATGGAGTTATGTTGTAGGCACATTAAAAATGGGTCTTAATGTgctatcccccttccctctttcagGGTATTTGTGGGACGTGTCCTTCACTGGGGGAGGCATTTTCAGTAACACTAATTAATCCCTTTGTCCACTCTCAATGCCAGATGTTAACTCATTCCAGCAGACTACAAAATGGATTGATGATgtcagaacagaaagaggaagtgaTGTCATCATCATGCTAGTAGGAAATAAAACAGATCTTGCTGATAAGAGGTATGAAATAACTCTGAATGCCTAGCTTCTTTGTTAAACAACATGTTTGTTTACAAAAAATGCTTTGAAAAGGAGGGGTTTCCTTTTTTTAGGGAGGTATCTGAAATATAAGTTTAGAAATTAAGCTTCTTTTATGTAAGCCCATGAACAACTCCTTTAAGGTttataataggggttggggatttagctcagtggtagagcgcttgcctaggaagcgcaaggccctgggttcgatccccagctccgaaaaaaagaaccaaaaaaaaaaaaggtttataatAAGTGGAACAGATTACCCCAAATAActacatttagaaaatatttttaatgattagaCACACATATTTGTAGTCCTCTAATAAACAGTCACATAATTTCATTATAATTCAGCAATgtgatctgtgtgtgttcatgtagtTTTTGATTGTGTGGTTGTTCCAGATTTAGCTAAGTATGAATAGATTAATTGTCATACCTTAGTCAAATAAGCAAAGCTCATTCAAGTCAGAAGATGCAGAGTGTATTAACATTCACTGTGGATTCCATGTGAATGCCTTTCAGCATTCGTAAGTGGTGTTTGCATATGCTTTCTGGTTCAGTCTTGACCACACTGTTTAATTAGTAAGTAaagcttttaccatttattacttattcattcatgAGTTGGATATTGAAATTCAGGTGATGAACTCATGCTATTAGCTAGAATGGTGGTGATATGGTAGTCTATTTGTAAAGAATTGTGGAGATATTAAGCCTACTTCTGCCAATGGCAGAAATAAAATTGAATGGGTAGTATAATTGAAAAGTAATCTTTGTCGTTTTGAGACAAGTAAGAGATTgggatgtggctcaatggtagaaatcttaagatttgtttgtttggtgtgtctgtctgtgtcagggcttgcctagaactcattcaaaccaggctggccttgaactcaagatcatACTGCCTCTTACCCGAGATTTGGGGTTAGAGGGATTAGCCACTATATGCAGCTCAGTcactaacattttaaaagtaaaaaggacGACAGACTGGTGATGGCTTGGGAGGTAAGGCACTTTGCATGAAACTGAAGGAGctggatttgatccctgggatccatGAGATGAAAACTTGTACATGTGTgcccatacatacatgaacaaataagtgttttgttttgtttttttaaatcaaaagattGGGGCTGAGGGTTActaacatgcacaaggccctgccTAGCATTGCTTAAAACCTGGAATAATGATGTATGTTTGTGGTCCCAGCATTggagaagtgaaggcaggaaaatgagaaattttaaatCATCTTGGGCTAGCAAGTTCTAAACCAGCCAGGGATGTGTGAGGTtgtgcctcaaaacaaaaacatccaatggattCAGCCAAGTACaaacacattaataaaataaatcttagttttatggggcttgggagatggttcagtgaagaaGAGGAgttgctgaggacctgagttcggattgCTAATGTATAAAAAGCTTAGTATGGCCcttgtttgtaactccagtgttacaagacaagacaagaggGTTGCTGGGACTGCCAGGCTACTAGGCAGAGAACTGTATATAGATAGAGAAGCATACCTTGTTCTTTTCAGTTCTTGGTATACATTCACCCTGGCACAGTcaccagcagacacacacacacacacacacacacacacacacacacacacacacacacacacacacacacacacacacacggccggGGTGGGGGGGATTGTTAAGATGGGGGTTGACAATGTAGCTAAGTTCTTTGAGGGCTACTGGGTTCTGTCAAAGGCACTGCATAAAAAAATTTGCACAGTAGTGTGTTTGTATAATTCCAGTACTTTGGAAAGTTGAGAcaaggagatcagaagttcaaagtcatcctgggctacataagaccctgtctaccctcctccctcctcccttttccttccttccttccttccttccttccttccttccttccttccttccttccttccttccttcctatccatctctctctctctctctctctctctctctctctctctctctctctctctctctcttggcctttttcaagacagtttctttgtgtagctctggctgtcctgaaactctctagaacaagctgacttcaaactcagtgatcctcctgcctccgcctcctgaatgctggttttaaaggcatgttGCTGCCTAAAATTCTTtttacacacacgtacacacgtaatTTGATTAGGGAGCTGgaagttcagtggttaagagttctgactgctcttccagaggacctgggtttagcatccacatggctcatgactgtctgtaactctagttacaAGTgttccaaagccctcttctgaaaATCTCTGTGTATACTAGGCatccatgcaggcagaacactatacacatgaaataaatgaaagttgttttttttttaaagtcagtaaGCTGTATATGCTCATTaatagagcccctgcctagcatgtgtaagaccctaagttcagttcccagtactagggaagagaaataaatacaatatatgcATAGACACAGACATGTACAGTTCTTGAGTGCTACACACAGTTATATTTTCAAACTAATGGCAGTTTCTATAGCCAGCACCAGTAGAACTTTGttcatagttttattatttcatttttcaaaaataagaatttgtcttttcaatttttttttctataggcaAGTGTCAattgaggagggagagaggaaagccaAAGAGCTGAATGTTATGTTTATTGAAACCAGTGCAAAAGCAGGATACAATGTAAAGCAGGTAAGTGTTCTTTGAGTATGAATGTTCTTAACTaatgaaaatgtgaaataattGTGAATAAGCTCTTTTTTTGTGTAAAGGCTTCTTTCAGTTAGCAACAGCAACTAAAATTCATGacctaaaaatgtattttcagagaGTAAGAAAAAATACCTGTGGCATagtttttgtaaaaagaaaatacttaccAAACTGTTGAGATTACACAGAGGATAACAAATTCATTATGATTGCAATATTTCTGAGTATAAACTTTTGAACTTCCATATTCTCATTACATCCCTGTCTTATTGTCTTAAAAGGTaggttttcttcatttcattatttGGTAGTCAAGACTAATACAGGAAAATAATAATACTTGCTTTCTATAAAGTATATTCTggcaggcatggtagtacacacctttaaacccagcacatagaaagcacaaagcaagtttcaggacaatcagggtacacaaagaaacctgtctcagaaaagggagggagggggaaggagggaagggaaatacATTCTATTTAAACTTTACAAAAGGAGAgggatttttcctttgcttttgtctGGTGGGTGGGGATGCTGTGAGAGGGCAGGCAATAAGACCACCTCATATTATCAAGCTGTTTTTCTATAAGATGGTTCTGCCAAAATCTTACTTGCCAAAGTTGAGGAATGGTTGAATTTATTAGAATTGCagaccttttttgttttgttttgttttttatatttgtttttcaagGTAGAGTGTACTAATGAGGTTTGTTTCAACTTGACATGAACTAGAGTGATTTTGGAAacaggaacctcaattgagaaaatgtcccattagattggcttgtaggcaagcctgtgatacattttcttgattgaagcGAGAAGGTCCAAGTCACTGTGCATAGTGTCAACCCTGGGCTTGTGGGATCTGGATGCTATAGGAAAATAGACAAGCCGAGCAAACTATGAGGAGTAATCTAGTAAACAGTCCCACCCCTccgtgacctctgcatcagctcctgcctccaggtctctgctCTAAGTagtttatggtcatggtgtttatcacagcaatgtaAGGCATAGGATATCACTCTCTAGGGTCCCTaggtgctgaaattacaggcttAGGTCACCACAATACATTAAAAAGTTtttatgtggggttggggatttagctcagtggtagagcgcttgggtttggtccccagctccgaaaaaaaaggaaaaaaaaaagtttttatgtgtatgaatgttgtgcctggtgcccaaaaaggccagaaGAATGTCCAGTCCCTAGAATTGGAGTCACTGGTAGTTGTGAACCACAGTacaggtgctaggaaccaagcctgagttctctgcaagagtaatgAGTATGTTCAGCTGTTGAGCATCTCTAGCCTGATATCACATCTTTCTTTATACATCCTTTCTATTTGGTACACTTTTCAAAATAACACTCATTTATTGGATGAATAGGCCTACCACTTTTGAGTGTCCTGTATCCTAGGCTGACTTCAACATCATTATATAGCTGGCAGtatccttgaactcctaatctacAGCCTTGACTTCCCAAGCGTTGAAATTATGAAGTGCACCATTATACCtagacatttaaatatatactttttgttGTCGCCCAACATCAtgttctattttcagttttttaatttttttatttacttgatttttggagataaggtttctctgtgtgtccctgtctgCCTTAGAACACTCACtttctagaccaggttggcttcaaactcaagagatccatctgcttctgcctcccaagtgcagggattaaggacacttggcctctttttttttgttttgtgttttagttttgtttttgtttttaatgtgttttatatattttatatgtaagtgttctgtctgcatgtatacctgccaGAAGAGTTCATCAGATCTCATTTTAGAGTTATTTTGTCCAGGATGATAGATAAGGATCTAGTTTTACCTACTTAAAGATAGCCAGTtttcagtaccatttgttgatggTGATGTCTTTTCTCTAATGTATGTTTTTAGCATGTGCTAAAAATACGGTAACTATAATTGTGTGGCCTTCCATCTTGAATCTTCTATtccattgtttgtttttatagcgGTGTTGGGCTGTTTTTTCATTGCTCGGGTTGTCTGTAAATAGAGACACATTAACTTTTCCTATTCGtatctcttttatttgtttctctcgTCCTGTTGCTGTAGCTAAGATTCCAGTACTATATTGCATAAGAGTGGAAATAGtgattgtctttgttttttaccTGAATTTTAGTAGAAATGCTTTGAACTTTTCTCCTTTAATATAATGCTGGacaaaaatttgtatatgtactCTAGACATATGCTAGAATGTTCTTTCTATTCCAAGGGATGTTGGatttatgtgttcttggaatttGGTTAACCAGTATTTTATGTCCATATTCATGAAGAAGCAAGAGttaagtgtgtgcatgtttgcatatttgattttttaaaaaaagatgtttttatttatttatataagtacactgtagctgtcttcagacacaccagaagagggcaccagatccccttacagatggttgtgagccaccatgtggttgctgggatttgaactcaggacctctggaagagcagtcagtgttcttaaccactgagccatctctccaacccatatttgattttttttttaaagatttatttattttatgtatatgagtacattgtccctgtcttcatgcacactaaaagagggcattggatcccattacagatggttgtgagccaccatgtggttgctgggatttgaactcaggacctctggaagagcagtcagtgcccttaaccactgagccatctctccagcccccatatttgatttttataaaaagaatttggtaatgttcttttttattgaacGGTTTCAGAAGCATTAGTGTTAGTTCTTTTGCATGTCTGGTAAAATTTACCAGTGAATCCTTCTGCGACTAGACTCCAGTTGggagatttttcttcttcttattcgaTTGTAATAacatcatttcttcctctctcctacctCTTCCACTTTCCACCCTGGCCCCCAAATTCACAGCCTCCTATTACTTAACCATTGTAAtttgtgcgcgtgcgtgtgtgcgtgcgtgtgtgtgtgtgtgtgtgtgtgtgtgtgtgtgttgcctgttacgtgtgttgtgtgtggcACGTGcggcacacactcacatacattactatcttagttactgttctgttgctataaagagacaccatgaccagtgcaacttacaaaagaaagcatatgctgggcagtggtagtgcacaATTTTAATTCCCACACTTAGGGGGCGtggccagaggcaggcagatctctgaggccaaTCTAGTTTACatagttctaagacagccagagctacaaagagaaaccctatttTGAAAAACAGGGGGTGACACTTAATTAGAGGCTTGCTTATGGTTTCAAAGGTTAAGTCCATGACATTCATGTCATGGAGCATCGTGCcagagaagtagctaagagtttaCTTATGTCTGATCCTCAGGTTGGATGGGGAGAGGTAGAGCTACCTGGGGATgtctgggcttttgaaacctcaaagcccacctctagtgacacacttcctccaacaagaccccaACCCTTATTCCTCTTCAAACAGTTtctaagcactcaaatatatcattcaaaccaccacacgtaCAAACAcctaaatatataagtacaattTAAGGAGTCCATTGAATGTTGCTTGCACGTATGACTCTAGGGCTGACTATGGAGTATTGAAAAACCTATTGGGGGCTACTCTCTGGGGAAGACTAGTTATCCCTCTCAGAAATTATTAATTGCTTATAGCTCTTCTAGGAGCGGGGCCTGTGGTGTCAACCCTTGTGGGGGTTGCTTGGGCCTTGTTTAGGTAGCCTAGTTGGGAGACTCCATGACTGCTTCAATCTCATTACTTGATATggatctatttaaattgtttatttcgTTTTGGTAAATTGATAGATTGTATGCCTCTAGAAATTTACTCATTTCTTTTAGATCTTTTTTTTGTAGTGGAATATATgattttttaagagaaaacatAATAATTTTTTGAGTTTCATTGGCATTTGTTGTAATACTCCCTTCCCTAATTTTATTAATGTGGATCTTCGTCCTGTGGGTCAATTTGGCTGAAGGTTGGTCTATCTTTTCAAAGAGCCAACTCTGTTTTAATGATTCTTTATTTTGCTTGTTGTTGGTCTTGTTTCATTAATCTCTGCCCTGATCTTAGTGagtgatttctttccttctctgatgGAGAGTTTGG
Encoded proteins:
- the Rab6a gene encoding ras-related protein Rab-6A isoform X2, with protein sequence MSAGGDFGNPLRKFKLVFLGEQSVGKTSLITRFMYDSFDNTYQATIGIDFLSKTMYLEDRTIRLQLWDTAGQERFRSLIPSYIRDSAAAVVVYDITNVNSFQQTTKWIDDVRTERGSDVIIMLVGNKTDLADKRQVSIEEGERKAKELNVMFIETSAKAGYNVKQLFRRVAAALPGMESTQDRSREDMIDIKLEKPQEQPVNEGGCSC
- the Rab6a gene encoding ras-related protein Rab-6A isoform X1, which codes for MSAGGDFGNPLRKFKLVFLGEQSVGKTSLITRFMYDSFDNTYQATIGIDFLSKTMYLEDRTVRLQLWDTAGQERFRSLIPSYIRDSTVAVVVYDITNVNSFQQTTKWIDDVRTERGSDVIIMLVGNKTDLADKRQVSIEEGERKAKELNVMFIETSAKAGYNVKQLFRRVAAALPGMESTQDRSREDMIDIKLEKPQEQPVNEGGCSC